The following are encoded together in the Scyliorhinus torazame isolate Kashiwa2021f chromosome 6, sScyTor2.1, whole genome shotgun sequence genome:
- the higd1a gene encoding HIG1 domain family member 1A, mitochondrial isoform X1 — protein MNQIETRLIDFRRLSHLAEREESLVGALGVRFSGKVIDCKAIMTSSDVNLLPALVPQDDQSSKLLRKSKESPFVPIGIAGFASVVAYGLYRLKTRGNSKMSVHLIHMRVAAQGCVVGAMTIGVLYSMYKEYVVKPRELKNAVLHK, from the exons ATGAATCAAATTGAAACTAGACTCATTGACTTCAGAAGATTATCGCACTTGGCTGAAAGGGAGGAGAGTCTTGTCGGGGCTTTGGGTGTAAGATTCAGTGGGAAGGTGATTGACTGTAAAG CCATCATGACTTCTAGCGATGTGAACCTGCTTCCTGCGCTTGTCCCACAAGATGACCAATCCTCCAAGCTGCTTAGAAAATCCAAAGAGTCTCCATTTGTCCCTATTG GGATTGCAGGGTTTGCATCTGTAGTGGCCTATGGACTCTACAGACTGAAGACTAGAGGGAACTCTAAAATGTCTGTGCATCTTATCCACATGCGTGTGGCAGCCcaggggtgtgtggtgggagccatgacTATCG GAGTTCTCTATTCGATGTACAAAGAGTATGTCGTGAAGCCCAGGGAACTTAAGAATGCTGTACTTCACAAATGA
- the higd1a gene encoding HIG1 domain family member 1A, mitochondrial isoform X2 gives MTSSDVNLLPALVPQDDQSSKLLRKSKESPFVPIGIAGFASVVAYGLYRLKTRGNSKMSVHLIHMRVAAQGCVVGAMTIGVLYSMYKEYVVKPRELKNAVLHK, from the exons ATGACTTCTAGCGATGTGAACCTGCTTCCTGCGCTTGTCCCACAAGATGACCAATCCTCCAAGCTGCTTAGAAAATCCAAAGAGTCTCCATTTGTCCCTATTG GGATTGCAGGGTTTGCATCTGTAGTGGCCTATGGACTCTACAGACTGAAGACTAGAGGGAACTCTAAAATGTCTGTGCATCTTATCCACATGCGTGTGGCAGCCcaggggtgtgtggtgggagccatgacTATCG GAGTTCTCTATTCGATGTACAAAGAGTATGTCGTGAAGCCCAGGGAACTTAAGAATGCTGTACTTCACAAATGA